The following are encoded together in the Sandaracinaceae bacterium genome:
- a CDS encoding WG repeat-containing protein: MHDGVFGSLTVAFESAAQKKEWLALPLEQGRAALAGAGIDVEDSELFGNEYTVKAKSLKDALATLAGMGLEVEKRDVATWAKVEDAGAPAIAIKTKGEFSEKTDAKAWLAWLKKHAKAGDTFYGVEDGAKRVAVRAYFDGFDAYANAEEAFSLALATATSVGAAATLGFVGDTGMLEYAVYRGIRGVKGNLAGTRFDEPQNLTEALYTALLEDHAVDPPAIRAAHNAWLDTHVEKKLLMERAGNAGFMRPDGTFLVEPRYGALGTLTEGRAWFRDRSLQWGYLDEQGAVAIPAKFFQAHDFRGGLARVRFETERVVLSETSARMTWKHGFIDPSGTFVIPPVHDAVEDFAGDRAMVTLDGKYGYLDRSGALVIPATHDFGTSFSEGLALVCVGDRYAGGRWGFIDPSGAFVIEPTLVSAGAFMGGLAPFQDETKLWGSIDPTGRVVVTPRYVDAPFVQDGRVVTRTAEGWGVFAPTGDTIIAPSFRRMEARGPLFEAMHADGTRELYTRDGARLGNLRVAENGEQGGGRIAVRPEAGGPWGYVDMQGEWVIEPRYGLAFPFGRERAVVEDDTGLAIIGLSGEVLARPGLERGISYASAFGTSGLAMVTRWSKTALVREDGDVVIPYHLSQVYGLNTDLVWVKYAANG, from the coding sequence GTGCACGACGGAGTGTTTGGGTCCCTGACGGTAGCCTTCGAGTCCGCCGCGCAGAAGAAGGAGTGGCTGGCGTTGCCGCTCGAGCAGGGGCGCGCTGCGCTCGCGGGTGCGGGCATCGACGTCGAAGACTCGGAGCTGTTCGGCAACGAATACACCGTGAAGGCGAAGTCGCTGAAGGACGCGCTGGCGACGCTCGCTGGCATGGGTCTCGAGGTGGAGAAGCGCGATGTGGCCACGTGGGCCAAGGTGGAGGACGCGGGCGCGCCCGCGATCGCCATCAAGACCAAGGGCGAATTCTCGGAGAAGACCGACGCGAAGGCGTGGCTCGCGTGGCTGAAGAAGCACGCCAAGGCGGGCGACACGTTCTACGGCGTCGAGGACGGCGCCAAGCGCGTGGCGGTCCGTGCCTACTTCGACGGCTTCGACGCGTATGCCAACGCCGAGGAGGCGTTCTCGTTGGCCCTCGCCACCGCGACCTCCGTGGGGGCTGCGGCCACGCTCGGGTTCGTGGGTGACACGGGCATGCTGGAGTACGCCGTGTACCGCGGCATCCGCGGCGTGAAGGGCAACCTAGCGGGCACACGCTTCGACGAGCCGCAGAACCTCACCGAGGCCCTCTACACAGCGCTGCTAGAGGACCACGCGGTGGATCCCCCTGCCATCCGCGCCGCGCACAACGCCTGGCTAGACACGCACGTGGAGAAGAAGCTGCTCATGGAGCGCGCTGGGAACGCGGGGTTCATGCGGCCGGATGGCACGTTCCTCGTGGAGCCACGCTACGGCGCGCTAGGCACCCTCACCGAAGGCCGCGCGTGGTTCCGGGACCGTTCTCTCCAATGGGGCTACCTCGACGAACAGGGCGCCGTCGCCATCCCGGCGAAGTTCTTCCAAGCGCACGACTTCCGCGGGGGCCTCGCGCGCGTGCGCTTCGAGACCGAGCGGGTGGTGCTCAGCGAGACCTCCGCGCGCATGACGTGGAAGCACGGCTTCATCGACCCAAGCGGCACCTTCGTGATCCCGCCCGTGCACGACGCCGTGGAGGACTTCGCGGGCGACCGCGCGATGGTCACGCTCGACGGCAAGTACGGCTACCTGGACCGCAGCGGCGCGCTCGTCATCCCTGCCACCCACGACTTCGGCACCTCGTTCTCCGAGGGGCTGGCGCTGGTGTGCGTGGGCGACCGCTACGCGGGCGGGCGGTGGGGCTTCATCGACCCGAGCGGCGCGTTCGTGATCGAGCCCACGCTCGTGAGCGCCGGCGCGTTCATGGGCGGACTCGCTCCCTTCCAAGACGAGACGAAGCTGTGGGGGTCCATCGACCCGACCGGCCGCGTGGTGGTCACGCCCCGCTACGTGGACGCGCCGTTCGTGCAGGACGGCCGCGTGGTCACGCGCACCGCCGAGGGCTGGGGCGTCTTCGCGCCCACTGGCGACACCATCATCGCGCCCTCGTTCCGGCGCATGGAGGCGCGTGGGCCGCTGTTCGAGGCCATGCACGCGGACGGAACGCGGGAGCTCTACACGCGCGACGGAGCACGCCTCGGGAACCTGCGGGTGGCCGAGAACGGTGAGCAAGGTGGCGGCCGCATCGCGGTGCGGCCCGAGGCCGGAGGGCCCTGGGGCTACGTGGACATGCAGGGCGAGTGGGTGATCGAGCCGAGGTACGGGCTTGCCTTCCCCTTCGGGCGGGAGCGCGCCGTAGTGGAGGACGACACGGGGCTCGCCATCATCGGGCTGTCTGGCGAGGTGCTGGCGCGGCCGGGGCTCGAGAGGGGCATCAGCTACGCCTCGGC
- a CDS encoding type II toxin-antitoxin system RelE/ParE family toxin, with protein MAGARVKFDVLLTVGAEQDLESLHDYIAEHDCRANADHLLDQLTDVVANLARFPERGSYPRELVALGIKEYRQVTVAPYRVIYRVLGKQVIIYVVADGRRDMQAVLSRRLLGG; from the coding sequence ATGGCGGGCGCGCGCGTGAAGTTCGACGTTCTGCTCACGGTGGGAGCGGAGCAAGACCTCGAGTCCCTCCACGACTACATCGCCGAACACGACTGCCGGGCCAACGCCGACCACCTCCTGGACCAGCTCACGGACGTCGTCGCGAACCTCGCGCGGTTCCCCGAGCGCGGGAGCTACCCAAGAGAGCTGGTGGCGCTGGGCATCAAGGAGTACCGCCAGGTGACGGTTGCGCCGTACCGCGTGATCTATCGGGTGTTGGGCAAGCAGGTCATCATCTACGTGGTGGCCGATGGTCGGCGGGACATGCAGGCCGTCTTGTCGCGACGTCTCCTCGGGGGGTAG
- a CDS encoding type II toxin-antitoxin system Phd/YefM family antitoxin, which produces MRYSSQVKPISYLKANAAEVLATLAERREPMIITQNGEAKAVLQDVASFEENEATLALLKVLALGNQQVAEGKLEPAAEVIARLRAKRSGA; this is translated from the coding sequence ATGCGCTACTCGTCCCAAGTGAAACCCATCAGCTACCTCAAGGCGAATGCCGCCGAAGTCTTGGCTACGCTCGCGGAGCGGCGCGAGCCCATGATCATCACCCAGAACGGTGAAGCGAAGGCGGTGCTCCAAGACGTGGCTTCGTTCGAGGAGAATGAGGCCACCCTGGCCTTGCTCAAGGTGTTGGCGCTCGGCAATCAGCAGGTGGCCGAGGGCAAGCTCGAGCCGGCCGCAGAGGTCATCGCCCGACTCCGCGCCAAGCGCTCCGGTGCGTGA
- a CDS encoding outer membrane protein transport protein, whose protein sequence is MRNLEMRGACTALGAAYALLFVLLAGSPAARANAPEDVQGVGARTNAMGGAGTASAVDFSATYYNPANLSRCENSQLGVDIRHTLYNLEAEDASPALAGDPDADPTTDDDYPEPKPLRDQTRVTMGFCNHLPFNLSFGMVFGIGLQNPMTLDQSTLNQQPHWLLYGEQLEALSIALGIAYSPIPELSFGFGASILIHSTLSINTEIEVLSDDPSEVIFQWNLQPTAAIYVGVNANPTSWLHLGIAYRGALYHDLRTPVNIDAGALGLSIPIQLFVESAAWYTPRQVGIGVSAEPLDMLTVAMDLTWYNYAAHPGPFLVATPDNALTAAAVGFPVREDHGQRNVVVTRLGAEVRVLDQALAFRAGYGFRPASVGRPGATAGCAQRTAMNDPCRANVLDADTHSIALGMGYRFGDPPDHMRNPLADGEAESESESESESESESESESESESESESESEAESESEAEAVAGSRAGGQPAWATAGSRGAPAGQRGAATPGVPAAAPSPTPTAAGGAVARPGDGLPADPGGRVALDAENERTYDPHRSVGANASVDVFFRANMMKDRRVTRSPEDVADGIEYWQAYRYGGAVLDIGVTFTLGWY, encoded by the coding sequence ATGCGAAACCTCGAGATGCGCGGGGCCTGCACCGCGCTGGGCGCCGCGTATGCGCTGTTGTTCGTGCTGCTGGCGGGGAGCCCTGCCGCGCGGGCCAACGCCCCGGAAGACGTGCAGGGCGTGGGCGCGCGCACCAACGCCATGGGCGGCGCGGGCACGGCGTCGGCGGTGGACTTCTCGGCCACCTACTACAACCCGGCCAACCTCTCGCGCTGCGAGAACAGCCAGCTGGGCGTGGACATCCGCCACACGCTCTACAACCTGGAGGCGGAGGACGCGAGCCCTGCCCTGGCCGGCGACCCGGACGCGGACCCCACCACCGACGACGACTACCCCGAGCCCAAGCCGCTGCGCGACCAGACGCGCGTGACCATGGGCTTCTGCAACCACCTGCCCTTCAACCTGTCGTTCGGCATGGTGTTCGGCATCGGCCTGCAGAACCCCATGACGCTGGACCAGAGCACGCTCAACCAGCAGCCCCACTGGCTGCTCTATGGCGAGCAGCTGGAGGCGCTGAGCATCGCGCTGGGCATCGCCTACAGCCCCATCCCGGAGCTCAGCTTCGGCTTCGGGGCCAGCATCCTCATTCACTCCACGCTGAGCATCAACACCGAGATCGAGGTGCTCTCCGACGACCCGTCCGAGGTCATCTTCCAGTGGAACCTGCAGCCCACCGCGGCCATCTACGTGGGGGTCAACGCCAACCCCACGAGCTGGCTGCACCTGGGCATCGCGTACCGCGGCGCGCTCTACCACGACCTGCGCACGCCGGTGAACATCGACGCGGGCGCGCTGGGTCTGTCCATCCCCATCCAGCTGTTCGTGGAGTCGGCCGCTTGGTACACACCGCGCCAGGTGGGCATCGGCGTGAGCGCCGAGCCGCTGGACATGCTGACGGTGGCCATGGACCTCACCTGGTACAACTACGCAGCGCACCCGGGGCCGTTCTTGGTGGCCACGCCGGACAACGCGCTCACGGCGGCCGCGGTGGGCTTCCCCGTCCGTGAAGACCACGGCCAGCGCAACGTGGTGGTCACGCGGCTGGGCGCCGAGGTGCGCGTGCTGGACCAGGCGCTCGCGTTCCGCGCGGGATACGGGTTCCGGCCGGCTTCGGTGGGGCGCCCTGGCGCGACTGCGGGGTGCGCGCAGCGAACCGCGATGAACGACCCGTGTCGGGCGAACGTGCTGGACGCGGACACGCACAGCATCGCGTTGGGCATGGGATACCGGTTCGGGGACCCGCCGGACCACATGCGGAACCCGTTGGCGGACGGGGAGGCGGAGTCCGAGTCCGAGTCCGAGTCCGAGTCCGAGTCCGAGTCCGAGTCCGAGTCCGAGTCCGAGTCCGAGTCCGAGTCCGAGTCCGAGGCCGAGTCCGAGTCCGAGGCCGAGGCCGTGGCCGGGTCGCGGGCCGGCGGGCAGCCTGCTTGGGCGACGGCGGGGTCGCGGGGGGCTCCTGCGGGCCAGCGGGGTGCGGCGACGCCGGGAGTTCCAGCGGCGGCACCGAGCCCCACTCCGACAGCAGCGGGCGGGGCGGTGGCTCGGCCTGGGGATGGGCTGCCGGCCGATCCGGGTGGGCGCGTGGCGCTCGATGCCGAGAACGAGCGCACGTACGACCCGCACCGGTCGGTGGGGGCGAATGCTTCGGTGGACGTGTTCTTCCGGGCCAACATGATGAAGGACCGTCGCGTGACGCGCAGCCCCGAGGACGTGGCCGACGGCATCGAGTACTGGCAGGCCTACCGCTACGGTGGAGCCGTGCTGGACATCGGCGTGACCTTCACGCTGGGGTGGTACTGA
- a CDS encoding tetratricopeptide repeat protein: MGANRWMLRGVLLAATVLAGVSLDATPAAAQSSADEEARVHFEAGRVAFSRGRYESALASFQEAYELSQRPALLYNIGTTFDRLRRDQEAIEAFERFLELDPESDLAPEVQERVRILRENARPDLTPEAVAAASGEGDAPPPTPSERQPVTRKWWFWTIIGVVVVGAAVGIGVGASGGTQGPLAFDANTVTVEL, encoded by the coding sequence ATGGGTGCCAATCGTTGGATGCTGCGCGGCGTGTTGCTGGCGGCCACCGTCCTTGCCGGAGTGTCGCTCGACGCCACCCCTGCCGCCGCACAGTCGAGCGCTGACGAAGAGGCCCGCGTGCACTTCGAGGCGGGCCGTGTCGCCTTCTCGCGCGGGCGCTACGAGTCGGCGTTGGCGTCGTTCCAGGAGGCCTACGAGCTCAGCCAGCGCCCCGCGCTGCTGTACAACATCGGCACCACGTTCGACCGCCTGCGCCGTGACCAAGAGGCCATCGAGGCCTTCGAGCGGTTCCTCGAGCTCGATCCCGAGAGTGACCTTGCCCCCGAGGTGCAAGAGCGCGTGCGCATCCTGCGCGAGAACGCGCGGCCGGACCTGACGCCCGAAGCCGTGGCCGCCGCTTCGGGCGAGGGTGACGCGCCTCCTCCCACGCCTTCCGAGCGTCAGCCCGTGACCCGCAAGTGGTGGTTCTGGACCATCATCGGCGTGGTCGTGGTCGGCGCGGCCGTGGGCATCGGCGTGGGCGCCTCGGGTGGCACCCAGGGCCCCCTCGCCTTCGACGCCAACACCGTGACGGTGGAGCTCTGA
- a CDS encoding ABC transporter permease, with amino-acid sequence MTRYLVKRTLWALFVLATVVTAVFFLVHVAGDPATVALGPRATADAIADFKRQKGLDQPTGAQFGSYLGVSPCVRLDSPDYHDGEGYCGLLQGSLGTSYTHREDVAAVIGHRMPRTLLLGVMAMVFELIFGIGAGILAALRRNTWTDTGIMVITFAGISVPTFVTGPIALFVVAFLLGWFPMGGYGVGFWDHVYHGLLPSMILAVGGAATYARILRGELVETLRMDYVRTAKAKGLGPFPVVVRHALRNALIPIVTLLGLSLPGLVSGAIITEKIFNWPGLGMLTIEAINKLDVPIIMATVLMFGVLVQLGNLLADVAVATLDPRIRMGERG; translated from the coding sequence ATGACGCGCTACTTGGTGAAGCGGACGCTATGGGCGCTATTCGTGCTGGCCACCGTGGTCACCGCGGTGTTCTTCCTGGTGCACGTGGCGGGCGACCCGGCCACGGTGGCGCTCGGGCCCCGCGCCACGGCAGACGCCATCGCCGACTTCAAGCGTCAGAAGGGCCTCGACCAGCCCACGGGCGCCCAGTTCGGCAGCTACCTGGGGGTGTCGCCGTGCGTGCGCCTCGACTCGCCGGACTACCATGACGGAGAGGGCTACTGCGGGCTGCTGCAGGGCTCGCTGGGAACCAGCTACACGCACCGCGAGGACGTGGCGGCCGTCATTGGCCATCGCATGCCGCGCACGCTGCTGCTGGGCGTCATGGCCATGGTCTTCGAGCTCATCTTCGGCATCGGCGCGGGCATCCTCGCGGCGCTGCGGCGCAACACGTGGACCGACACGGGCATCATGGTGATCACGTTCGCCGGCATCAGCGTGCCCACGTTCGTGACGGGGCCCATCGCGCTCTTCGTGGTGGCGTTCCTGCTGGGCTGGTTTCCGATGGGGGGCTACGGCGTGGGCTTCTGGGACCACGTGTACCACGGCCTGCTCCCCTCCATGATCCTGGCGGTTGGCGGCGCGGCCACCTACGCGCGCATCCTGCGCGGCGAGCTGGTGGAGACGCTGCGCATGGACTACGTGCGCACTGCCAAGGCCAAGGGCCTCGGCCCGTTCCCGGTGGTGGTGCGCCACGCGCTGCGCAACGCGTTGATCCCGATCGTCACGCTCTTGGGACTGAGCCTGCCGGGGCTCGTGAGCGGCGCCATCATCACCGAGAAAATTTTCAACTGGCCTGGACTGGGCATGCTGACGATCGAGGCCATCAACAAGCTGGATGTGCCCATCATCATGGCCACCGTGCTGATGTTCGGCGTGCTGGTGCAGCTGGGAAACTTGCTGGCCGACGTGGCCGTGGCCACCCTCGACCCGCGCATCCGCATGGGCGAGCGCGGCTGA